One genomic segment of Bradyrhizobium diazoefficiens includes these proteins:
- the garD gene encoding galactarate dehydratase, with protein MDQDVAAKEQPRYIKLNERDNVAIVVNDFGLPAGSRFASGLTLRAFVPQGHKTALVDIAQDRPIIRYGEIIGYALSPILAGEWVDEARIRMPEAPALDKLEISTAVPAPLPPLEGFTFEGFRNPDGSVGTKNILGISSSVQCVKGTMEYAVKRIRAELLPKYPNVDDVVPLTHAYGCGVAITAPDAVVPIRTLQNLALNPNFGGEILVISLGCEKLAPERLVPEGITDAIVRMQDEAFDGFGAIVDAIMTQAEARLKILNQRKRETCPASDLVVGLQCGGSDAFSGVTANPAVGFAADLLVRAGATVMFSEVTEVRDAIQLLTRRAINEDVGRALVREMAWYDSYLARGGADRSANTTPGNKKGGLANIVEKSLGSIVKSGSSAITGVLSPGEKATQKGMLFAATPASDFICGTLQLASGMTLQVFTTGRGTPYGLAAAPVIKVATRTELARRWKDLIDFDAGSIATGEKTIEETGWDLFRLILDVASGRTKPWSDRWGIHNDLTLFNPAPVT; from the coding sequence ATGGACCAGGACGTCGCAGCGAAAGAGCAGCCCCGCTACATCAAGCTCAACGAGCGCGACAATGTCGCGATCGTGGTCAATGATTTCGGGCTCCCCGCCGGCTCCCGTTTTGCCAGCGGGCTGACGCTGCGCGCCTTCGTGCCGCAGGGGCACAAGACGGCCCTGGTCGACATCGCGCAAGATCGGCCGATCATCCGCTATGGCGAGATCATCGGCTATGCGCTCTCGCCGATCCTCGCAGGCGAATGGGTGGACGAGGCCCGCATTCGGATGCCGGAGGCCCCTGCCCTCGACAAGCTGGAGATCTCGACCGCCGTCCCCGCGCCGCTGCCGCCGCTCGAAGGTTTCACCTTCGAGGGCTTCCGCAATCCGGACGGCTCGGTCGGCACCAAGAACATCCTCGGCATCTCCTCCTCCGTGCAATGCGTCAAGGGCACGATGGAATATGCGGTCAAGCGCATCCGCGCCGAGCTCTTGCCGAAGTACCCGAATGTCGACGACGTCGTGCCGCTGACGCACGCTTATGGCTGCGGCGTCGCCATCACCGCGCCCGATGCGGTCGTGCCGATCCGCACGCTGCAGAACCTCGCGCTCAACCCGAATTTCGGCGGCGAGATTCTTGTCATCAGCCTCGGTTGCGAGAAGCTCGCGCCGGAGCGGCTGGTGCCGGAAGGCATCACGGACGCCATCGTCCGCATGCAGGACGAAGCCTTCGACGGCTTTGGTGCGATCGTCGATGCGATCATGACCCAGGCCGAAGCACGGCTTAAAATCCTCAACCAGCGCAAGCGCGAGACCTGCCCGGCGTCCGATCTCGTCGTCGGCCTGCAATGCGGCGGCAGCGACGCCTTCTCCGGCGTCACCGCCAACCCCGCCGTCGGATTCGCGGCTGATCTCCTCGTGCGCGCCGGCGCCACCGTGATGTTCTCGGAAGTCACCGAGGTGCGCGACGCCATCCAGCTCCTCACCCGCCGCGCCATCAACGAGGATGTCGGCCGCGCGCTGGTGCGCGAGATGGCCTGGTACGATTCCTATCTCGCCCGCGGCGGCGCCGACCGCAGCGCCAACACCACGCCCGGCAACAAGAAGGGCGGCCTCGCCAACATCGTCGAGAAGTCATTGGGCTCGATCGTCAAGTCCGGCTCGAGCGCGATTACCGGCGTGCTCTCGCCCGGCGAGAAGGCCACGCAGAAGGGCATGCTGTTCGCGGCAACGCCTGCAAGCGACTTCATCTGCGGCACGCTCCAGCTCGCCTCCGGCATGACACTGCAGGTGTTCACCACCGGCCGCGGCACGCCTTACGGCCTCGCAGCCGCACCGGTGATCAAGGTCGCGACCCGCACCGAGCTTGCCCGCCGCTGGAAGGATTTGATCGATTTCGACGCCGGCAGCATCGCCACCGGCGAGAAGACGATCGAGGAAACCGGTTGGGACCTGTTTCGCCTGATCCTCGATGTCGCCAGCGGCCGCACCAAGCCATGGTCGGATCGCTGGGGCATCCACAACGACCTCACGCTGTTCAATCCAGCTCCGGTGACGTAA
- a CDS encoding MFS transporter: MSAVVSAADVRRSRVRLFIVTMLFLVTTVNYADRATLSIAGPALSKELHLDPVAMGWIFSAFGWSYVVAQVPGGWLLDRYGSRLVYAFSIIIWSLFTLMQGWVGFLSGGAAIVVLFALRLLVGVAEAPSFPANARIVAAWFPGNERGTASAFFNSGQYFATVIFAPLMGWIAHDYGWRYVFFVMGALGVTMGLVWIKTVYGPKEHPSINEAEFDYIKDGGALVDLDAPKNELMQERAPDSDSGWDHIRQLLSNRMMLGVYLGQYCINTLTYFFLTWFPVYLVKERGLSILQAGFVATLPALCGFIGGVLGGIISDAILRKTGSLTMARKIPIVGGMLLSMSIIACNYVDGQAMVVGFMALAFFGKGIGALGWAVVSDTSPKEAGGVSGGLFNTFGNLSSITTPIVIGYILAATGSFNGALVFVGANALVAAFAYLVIVGKIERVVLKRSS; the protein is encoded by the coding sequence ATGAGCGCAGTGGTGTCCGCAGCGGACGTGAGGAGGTCTCGCGTCAGGCTGTTCATCGTGACCATGTTGTTCCTGGTCACGACCGTCAATTACGCCGATCGCGCCACGCTCTCGATCGCGGGACCCGCACTGTCCAAGGAGCTGCATCTCGATCCCGTCGCCATGGGCTGGATCTTCTCGGCCTTCGGCTGGTCCTATGTCGTCGCGCAGGTGCCGGGCGGCTGGCTGCTCGACCGCTACGGCTCACGCCTCGTCTATGCCTTCAGCATCATCATCTGGTCGTTGTTCACGTTGATGCAGGGCTGGGTTGGCTTCCTGAGCGGCGGTGCAGCCATCGTCGTGCTGTTCGCGCTTCGCCTGCTGGTCGGCGTCGCGGAGGCGCCGTCCTTCCCCGCCAATGCCCGCATCGTCGCGGCGTGGTTTCCCGGCAACGAGCGCGGCACCGCGTCGGCCTTCTTCAATTCCGGGCAATATTTCGCGACCGTGATCTTCGCGCCGCTGATGGGCTGGATCGCCCATGACTACGGCTGGCGCTACGTGTTCTTCGTGATGGGCGCGCTGGGCGTTACCATGGGCCTCGTCTGGATCAAGACCGTCTACGGCCCGAAGGAGCATCCCAGCATCAACGAAGCCGAGTTCGACTACATCAAGGACGGCGGCGCGCTGGTCGATCTCGATGCGCCCAAAAACGAGTTGATGCAGGAGCGCGCGCCCGACTCCGACTCCGGATGGGACCACATCCGCCAGCTGCTCTCCAACCGCATGATGCTCGGCGTCTATCTCGGCCAGTACTGCATCAACACGCTGACCTATTTCTTCCTGACCTGGTTTCCGGTCTACCTCGTCAAGGAGCGCGGCCTGTCGATCCTGCAAGCCGGCTTCGTCGCAACACTCCCAGCATTGTGCGGCTTCATCGGCGGCGTGCTCGGCGGCATCATCTCCGACGCGATCCTGCGCAAGACCGGCTCGCTGACCATGGCGCGCAAGATCCCGATCGTCGGCGGCATGCTGCTGTCGATGTCGATCATCGCCTGCAACTATGTCGATGGACAGGCGATGGTGGTCGGCTTCATGGCGCTCGCCTTCTTCGGCAAGGGTATCGGCGCGCTCGGCTGGGCGGTCGTCTCCGACACCTCGCCCAAGGAAGCCGGCGGCGTCTCCGGCGGCCTGTTCAACACCTTCGGCAACCTCTCCTCGATCACCACCCCGATCGTGATCGGCTACATCCTGGCGGCGACCGGCTCGTTCAACGGCGCGCTGGTGTTCGTCGGCGCCAACGCGCTGGTGGCCGCCTTCGCCTATCTCGTGATCGTCGGCAAGATCGAGCGGGTGGTGCTCAAACGTTCCTCCTGA
- the kdgD gene encoding 5-dehydro-4-deoxyglucarate dehydratase produces MSKMTPQEMAQTIGSGLLSFPVTPFKADYSFDEATYRANMDWLCGYDVAGLFAAGGTGEFFSLTPTEVPQVVKIAVDETKGRVPVLAGTGYGTAIAREIAIGAEKAGADGLLLLPPYLTHSEQEGLAAHVEAVCAAVKIGVIVYNRDNAILQPDTLARLAERCPNLVGYKDGIGDIELMTRVYTKLGDRLTYVGGLPTAETFALPYLDMGVTTYSSAVFNFVPEFATNFYAAVRKRDHAAIHAGLKEFILPLIAIRNRKKGYAVSIIKAGMKVIGRDSGPVRPPLTDLTEQEMAELTALVQNLPAIRSTQRAAE; encoded by the coding sequence ATGAGCAAGATGACCCCGCAGGAAATGGCCCAGACAATCGGATCGGGCCTCCTGTCCTTCCCCGTCACGCCGTTCAAGGCCGACTACTCTTTCGATGAGGCCACCTACCGCGCCAACATGGACTGGCTGTGCGGCTATGACGTCGCAGGCCTGTTCGCCGCCGGCGGCACCGGCGAGTTCTTCTCGCTGACGCCGACCGAAGTCCCGCAAGTCGTCAAGATCGCCGTCGACGAGACCAAGGGCCGCGTGCCCGTGCTCGCCGGCACCGGCTACGGCACCGCGATTGCCCGCGAGATCGCGATCGGCGCGGAGAAGGCTGGCGCCGACGGCCTGTTGCTGCTGCCGCCCTACCTCACCCATTCCGAGCAGGAGGGCCTTGCCGCCCATGTCGAGGCGGTTTGCGCCGCCGTGAAGATCGGCGTCATCGTCTACAACCGCGACAACGCCATCCTCCAACCCGACACGCTGGCCCGCCTTGCCGAGCGCTGCCCGAACCTCGTCGGCTACAAGGACGGCATCGGCGACATCGAGCTGATGACCCGCGTCTACACCAAGCTCGGCGACCGCCTGACCTATGTCGGCGGCCTGCCGACCGCCGAGACCTTCGCGTTGCCCTATCTCGACATGGGCGTGACGACCTATTCCTCGGCCGTGTTCAACTTCGTGCCGGAATTCGCCACCAATTTCTACGCCGCCGTGCGCAAGCGCGACCATGCCGCCATTCATGCCGGCCTGAAGGAGTTCATCCTGCCGCTGATCGCGATCCGCAACCGCAAGAAGGGCTATGCGGTCTCGATCATCAAGGCCGGCATGAAGGTGATCGGCCGCGATTCCGGCCCTGTCCGCCCGCCGCTCACCGATCTCACCGAGCAGGAGATGGCGGAACTGACCGCACTCGTGCAAAATCTGCCTGCCATCCGATCGACACAACGGGCGGCAGAATAG
- a CDS encoding LysR substrate-binding domain-containing protein, with protein sequence MFDLNQLRCFVTVAEELHFGRAAARLNMTQPPLSRQIQVLEHIIDAPLLERTSRSVRLTPAGRSFLPEARRILKLAESASQVARRIALGKTGSLKIGFTAAAAYGFLPELIAACRAKLPEVDFSLKEMVSGDQFEALTSGQIDAGLLRPPIARPELTSRRVVAEPLLAAIPKKHPLASAENITIKDFDDQPFVMYSPYESRYFHDLLVALFTRADVLPRYVQHLSQIHSILAMVRAGLGLAIVPAAAASLKISDVRLRPLKLRTRVPVELFMVWRRDDESPLLSALVKIAGELSSAELTDD encoded by the coding sequence ATGTTCGACCTCAACCAGCTCCGCTGTTTCGTCACGGTGGCGGAGGAACTGCATTTCGGCCGCGCCGCCGCGCGGCTGAACATGACCCAGCCGCCGCTGTCCCGGCAGATCCAGGTGCTCGAGCACATCATCGATGCGCCGCTCTTGGAGCGCACCAGCCGCTCGGTGCGCCTGACCCCTGCGGGGCGCAGCTTCCTGCCCGAGGCGCGGCGCATCCTGAAGCTTGCCGAAAGCGCTTCCCAAGTCGCCCGCCGCATCGCGCTCGGCAAGACCGGCTCCCTCAAAATCGGCTTTACGGCTGCCGCCGCCTACGGCTTCCTCCCAGAGCTGATCGCGGCCTGCCGCGCCAAGCTACCCGAGGTGGATTTCTCGCTGAAAGAGATGGTCTCCGGCGACCAGTTCGAGGCGCTCACCTCGGGCCAGATCGATGCCGGCCTGCTGCGGCCGCCGATCGCGCGCCCCGAGCTCACCAGCCGCCGTGTCGTCGCCGAGCCCCTGCTCGCCGCGATCCCGAAGAAGCATCCGCTGGCGAGTGCTGAAAACATCACCATCAAGGATTTCGACGACCAGCCGTTCGTGATGTACTCGCCGTATGAGAGCCGCTACTTCCACGACCTGCTGGTGGCGCTGTTCACCCGCGCCGACGTGCTGCCGCGCTACGTCCAGCATCTCAGCCAGATCCACTCGATCCTCGCCATGGTCCGCGCCGGCCTCGGCCTCGCCATCGTGCCCGCCGCAGCCGCGAGCCTGAAGATCTCCGACGTGCGGCTGCGACCATTGAAGCTGCGCACCCGCGTTCCGGTCGAACTCTTCATGGTCTGGCGCCGCGACGACGAAAGCCCGCTGCTGTCGGCGCTGGTCAAAATCGCCGGCGAATTGTCCTCCGCGGAGCTGACGGACGATTGA
- the gudD gene encoding glucarate dehydratase gives MAQTEISGAPVVTAMQVIPVAGRDSMLLNLSGAHAPFFTRNIVILTDNAGHTGVGEVPGGEKIRQTLQDARDLVIGKTVGAMNNILADIRTAFADRDAGGRGKQTFDLRVMIHAVTAIESALLDLLGQHLNLPVAALLGEGQQRKSVETLGYLFFVGDRRKSKLDYVSGETGKPDWFNLRHQEAMTPETVVRLAEATHDHYGFADFKLKGGVLRGEQEIEAVTAIARRFPNACVTLDPNGAWSLDEAISLCKDMHGILAYAEDPCGAEGGFSGREIMAEFRRATGLPTATNMIATDWRQLSHALRLGAVDIPLADPHFWTMQGSVRVAQTCRDNGLTWGSHSNNHFDISLAMFTHVGAAAPGKVTAIDTHWIWQDGQALTKEPLRIKGGKIAVPDRPGLGIEIDHAAIEAAHELYKQHGLGARDDALAMQDLIPGWSFDDKRPCLVR, from the coding sequence ATGGCCCAGACGGAAATCTCCGGCGCCCCCGTCGTCACGGCGATGCAGGTGATCCCGGTCGCGGGTCGCGACAGCATGCTCCTCAACTTGAGCGGCGCGCATGCGCCGTTCTTCACCCGTAACATCGTCATCCTCACCGACAATGCCGGTCACACCGGCGTCGGTGAGGTGCCGGGCGGTGAAAAAATCCGGCAGACGCTTCAGGATGCCCGCGATCTCGTGATCGGCAAGACAGTCGGCGCGATGAACAACATCCTCGCCGATATCCGCACCGCCTTCGCCGACCGCGACGCCGGCGGCCGCGGCAAGCAGACGTTCGATCTTCGCGTGATGATTCACGCGGTCACCGCGATTGAATCCGCCCTGCTCGATCTGCTCGGCCAGCATCTCAACCTGCCCGTCGCAGCCCTGCTCGGCGAAGGCCAGCAGCGCAAGAGCGTCGAGACGCTCGGCTATCTCTTCTTCGTCGGCGATCGGCGCAAGAGCAAGCTCGACTATGTCAGCGGCGAGACCGGCAAGCCCGACTGGTTCAACCTTCGCCACCAGGAGGCGATGACGCCCGAGACCGTGGTGCGGCTCGCGGAAGCCACCCACGATCATTACGGCTTCGCCGATTTCAAGCTCAAGGGCGGCGTGCTCCGCGGCGAGCAGGAGATCGAGGCCGTCACCGCGATCGCAAGGCGCTTCCCCAATGCGTGCGTCACGCTCGATCCGAACGGCGCCTGGTCGCTGGATGAGGCGATCAGCCTCTGCAAGGACATGCACGGCATCCTCGCCTACGCCGAGGATCCCTGTGGCGCGGAAGGCGGCTTCTCCGGCCGCGAGATCATGGCCGAGTTCCGCCGCGCCACGGGACTTCCGACCGCGACCAACATGATCGCCACCGACTGGCGCCAGCTCTCTCATGCGCTGCGCCTGGGCGCCGTGGACATTCCGCTCGCCGATCCCCATTTCTGGACCATGCAAGGCTCGGTGCGCGTCGCCCAGACCTGCCGTGACAACGGCTTGACCTGGGGCTCGCACTCAAACAACCATTTTGACATCTCGCTCGCCATGTTTACCCATGTCGGCGCTGCGGCTCCCGGCAAGGTCACCGCGATCGACACCCACTGGATCTGGCAGGATGGCCAGGCCTTGACGAAAGAGCCGCTCCGGATCAAGGGCGGCAAGATCGCGGTGCCGGATCGCCCGGGCCTCGGCATCGAGATCGACCACGCGGCCATCGAGGCCGCGCATGAGCTCTACAAGCAGCATGGGCTTGGCGCCCGCGACGACGCGCTCGCCATGCAGGATCTGATCCCCGGCTGGAGCTTTGACGACAAGCGGCCCTGCCTCGTTCGGTAA
- a CDS encoding aldehyde dehydrogenase family protein, whose protein sequence is MTAILKNYIGGEWVDGSGVTRNINPSNTNDLVGEYAKADKAQTEKAIAAAKAAFPAWAQSTPQVRYDALNKISLEILARKEELGRLLAREEGKTLPEGIGEVARAGQIFAFFAGEALRLIGEKGASVRPGLEVEITREPMGVVGMITPWNFPIAIPAWKIAPALCYGNTVVFKPAELVPGSAHALTEIITRSGLPAGVFNLVVGSGSVVGQTLLDHPDVAAISFTGSVQTGRKIAQACVMSSNMKKFQLEMGGKNPLVVLDDADLKTAVEVAVNGAYFSTGQRCTASSRLIVTEGIHDRFVAAMAERLNGLSVDDALKTGVHIGPVVDQNQLDQDLRYIKIGQDEGAKLAFGGELLKRENPGHYLQPALFTEANNNMRIAREEIFGPVAAVIRAKNYEEALAISNDTEFGLASGICTTSLKYASHYKRNSESGMVMVNLPTAGVDYHVPFGGRKGSSYGAREQGSYAREFYTAVKTAYTYPG, encoded by the coding sequence ATGACTGCAATCCTGAAGAACTACATCGGCGGCGAATGGGTCGACGGCTCCGGCGTCACCAGGAACATCAACCCCTCCAACACCAACGATCTCGTCGGCGAATACGCCAAGGCCGACAAGGCGCAGACCGAGAAAGCGATCGCCGCCGCGAAAGCCGCCTTCCCTGCCTGGGCGCAGTCGACGCCGCAAGTGCGCTACGACGCGCTGAACAAGATCTCTCTCGAAATCCTCGCCCGCAAGGAAGAGCTCGGCCGCCTGCTCGCGCGTGAGGAAGGCAAGACCCTTCCCGAGGGCATCGGCGAGGTCGCCCGCGCCGGCCAGATCTTTGCGTTCTTCGCCGGCGAAGCGCTGCGCCTGATCGGCGAAAAGGGCGCCTCCGTGCGGCCCGGCCTCGAGGTCGAGATCACCCGCGAGCCGATGGGCGTCGTCGGCATGATCACGCCCTGGAATTTCCCGATCGCGATTCCGGCCTGGAAGATCGCCCCCGCGCTCTGCTACGGCAATACCGTGGTGTTCAAGCCCGCCGAGCTGGTGCCGGGCTCGGCACACGCTCTCACTGAGATCATCACTCGCTCCGGCCTTCCCGCCGGCGTGTTCAATCTCGTGGTCGGCTCCGGTTCCGTGGTCGGGCAGACCCTGCTCGACCATCCAGATGTCGCTGCGATCTCCTTCACCGGCTCGGTGCAGACCGGCCGCAAGATCGCGCAGGCCTGCGTCATGTCGAGCAACATGAAGAAATTCCAGCTCGAGATGGGCGGCAAAAACCCGCTGGTCGTGCTCGACGACGCCGATCTGAAGACCGCTGTCGAGGTCGCCGTCAACGGTGCCTATTTCTCGACCGGTCAGCGCTGCACGGCGTCCTCGCGCCTGATCGTCACCGAAGGCATTCATGACCGCTTCGTCGCCGCGATGGCCGAGCGCCTCAACGGCCTGTCGGTCGACGACGCCCTCAAGACCGGCGTGCATATCGGACCCGTGGTCGACCAAAACCAGCTCGATCAGGACCTGCGCTACATCAAGATCGGCCAGGACGAAGGCGCCAAGCTCGCCTTCGGCGGCGAGCTGCTCAAGCGCGAGAATCCCGGCCATTATCTCCAGCCGGCGCTGTTCACCGAGGCCAACAACAACATGCGCATCGCGCGTGAGGAAATTTTTGGTCCCGTCGCCGCCGTCATCCGCGCCAAGAACTACGAGGAAGCGCTGGCGATCTCGAACGACACCGAGTTCGGCCTCGCCTCCGGCATCTGCACCACCAGCCTGAAATACGCCTCGCACTACAAGCGCAACAGCGAGTCCGGCATGGTGATGGTCAATTTGCCGACCGCCGGCGTCGATTATCACGTGCCGTTCGGCGGCCGGAAGGGCTCGAGCTACGGCGCCCGCGAGCAGGGCTCCTATGCACGCGAGTTCTATACGGCGGTGAAGACGGCCTATACCTATCCGGGTTGA
- a CDS encoding alkaline phosphatase family protein, producing the protein MTIGKRPFAAVAMAFVSTVGLSLLAPSFAHAEETGNGDVKHVLLISVDGMHEVDLQRYVSAHPSSSFARLLAHGVHFADAHTSRPSDSFPGLLAFMTGGTPKTHGVFYDDSYDRTLFAPGSNCQGSPGTETLFDESIDYDLTKLDGGGAAGSDHINPAHLPMGLKNGKCEPVYPHQFLQLNTIMEVIHAAGKRTAWSDKHPAYEIISGPSGKGLDELYAPEINSTSVPGQPDADWTTDPSFTRTYDQFKVAAVLNWIKGFDHTGKAKVGVPAIFGMNFQAVSVGQKVTADGYLDAAATPSPQLQASLDFVDASLGQMLDALADQHIARDTLVIVGAKHGQSPIDVTKLHMLTGSTNPKLGGGLRADVTDPADLLTNGGVALAQETADDVALIWLKNQGDAEKAVAILEADRKGNNRAHIEKIYAGEQLVDKFGDPAAGRTPDIIIQPIPGTIYSKSKKKIAEHGGFADDDTHVLLVVSNPKLDATIVREHVANRQVAPTILKALGLDPEDLEAVRGEDHTHLLPGLRLKNRD; encoded by the coding sequence ATGACGATCGGAAAACGGCCCTTCGCGGCCGTCGCTATGGCTTTTGTCTCGACGGTTGGCCTTTCGCTGCTGGCCCCATCATTCGCGCACGCCGAGGAGACGGGCAACGGCGACGTCAAGCACGTCCTGCTGATCAGCGTCGACGGCATGCATGAGGTCGACCTGCAACGCTATGTCAGCGCCCACCCTTCGTCGAGCTTCGCCAGGCTGCTCGCGCATGGCGTACATTTCGCCGATGCGCACACTTCCCGGCCCTCCGACTCCTTCCCGGGCCTGCTCGCATTCATGACCGGCGGCACTCCGAAAACTCATGGCGTGTTCTACGACGACAGCTACGACCGCACACTGTTCGCGCCCGGCAGCAACTGCCAGGGCAGTCCCGGAACTGAGACGCTGTTCGACGAATCCATTGATTACGACCTGACCAAGCTCGATGGCGGCGGTGCTGCAGGCTCCGATCACATCAATCCAGCGCACCTGCCGATGGGCCTGAAGAACGGCAAATGCGAGCCGGTCTACCCGCATCAGTTCCTGCAGCTCAACACGATCATGGAAGTCATTCATGCGGCGGGCAAGCGCACCGCCTGGTCGGACAAGCACCCCGCCTATGAGATCATCAGCGGTCCGTCCGGCAAGGGCCTCGACGAGCTCTATGCACCCGAGATCAACTCGACCTCGGTGCCGGGCCAGCCCGACGCGGACTGGACCACCGATCCAAGCTTCACGCGCACCTATGACCAGTTCAAGGTCGCGGCCGTGCTCAACTGGATCAAGGGTTTTGACCATACCGGCAAGGCCAAGGTCGGCGTTCCCGCAATCTTTGGCATGAACTTCCAGGCCGTCAGCGTCGGCCAGAAAGTGACTGCCGACGGATATCTGGACGCGGCGGCGACGCCGAGCCCGCAGCTCCAGGCGTCGCTCGACTTCGTCGATGCCTCGCTCGGCCAGATGCTGGATGCGCTGGCCGACCAGCACATTGCCCGCGACACGCTGGTCATCGTCGGGGCCAAGCACGGCCAGTCGCCGATCGACGTCACCAAGCTTCATATGCTGACCGGCAGCACCAATCCGAAGCTGGGCGGCGGCCTGCGCGCCGACGTGACCGATCCAGCTGACCTGCTGACGAATGGCGGCGTCGCGCTGGCTCAGGAGACTGCCGATGACGTTGCGCTGATCTGGCTGAAGAACCAGGGTGATGCCGAGAAGGCCGTCGCGATCCTCGAAGCTGACCGCAAGGGCAACAATCGGGCCCACATCGAGAAGATCTATGCCGGTGAGCAGCTCGTCGACAAGTTCGGCGATCCGGCCGCCGGCCGCACGCCTGATATCATCATCCAGCCGATTCCCGGCACGATCTACAGCAAGAGCAAGAAGAAGATTGCCGAGCATGGCGGCTTCGCCGATGACGATACGCACGTCCTGCTCGTGGTCTCCAATCCGAAACTCGATGCCACGATCGTCCGCGAGCACGTCGCGAACAGGCAGGTTGCGCCGACCATCCTGAAGGCGCTCGGCCTGGACCCGGAAGATCTCGAGGCGGTGCGCGGCGAGGACCATACCCACCTGCTGCCGGGCCTCCGGCTAAAGAATAGGGACTGA